The Ictidomys tridecemlineatus isolate mIctTri1 chromosome 6, mIctTri1.hap1, whole genome shotgun sequence genome includes a region encoding these proteins:
- the Mtif3 gene encoding translation initiation factor IF-3, mitochondrial: MAALLKRLMLQTLRTENNCIRRCFDKHIVQKTVPAQLSLVASAPRLPYLIHAKRFSTVEDSQDERKTKKKNDTTFSNIGRKIGERIIRVLDEKGNDLGNMHRADAIRLMEERDLRLVRRNASTEPPEYQLMTGTQIHQERLRLRDMEKAKLKPGPAVRKELTFSSNIEQHDLDTKSKQIQQWIEKKYQVQITIKKGKNADEQENKMEEILNQIVQTMPGIATFLSKPQPVKGGKGLMCVLRHLTKKEEMAHGDLQEAQKRDIVNKENGNDKESNVLHQ, from the exons ATGGCTGCTCTTCTGAAGAGGTTAATGCTACAAACCTTAAGGACTGAAAATAATTGCATTAGAAGGTGTTTTGATAAACACATTGTACAAAAGACAGTCCCAGCACAGTTGTCCCTGGTTGCTTCTGCCCCAAGACTGCCCTACCTAATTCATGCAAAAAGATTTAGTACAGTTGAGGACAGCCAGGATGAGAGGAAAacgaaaaaaaagaatgatactACTTTCAGTAATATTGGAAGGAAAATTGGTGAGCGAATTATTCGTGTCCTTGATGAGAAGGGCAATGATTTGGGAAACATGCACCGAGCAGATGCGATTAGACTCATGGAAGAGCGAGACCTGAGGCTGGTGAGGAGGAACGCCAGCACAGAGCCCCCGGAATACCAGCTCATGACAGGAACACAGATTCACCAGGAACGGCTACGGCTCAGAGACATGGAAAAGGCCAAACTAAAACCTG GACCAGCTGTGAGAAAGGAACTaactttttcttcaaatattgaaCAACATGATTTGGACACAAAGAGTAAACAGATTCAGCAGTGGATTGAGAAAAAATACCAAGTTCAAATTACTataaagaaggggaaaaatgCAGATGAGCAAGAAAATAAGATG GAAGAGATACTTAATCAAATAGTTCAGACTATGCCTGGAATAGCTACCTTCTTATCCAAGCCACAACCTGTTAAAGGAGGAAAAGGCTTAATGTGTGTTCTTCGTCATCTGACCAAGAAAGAAGAGATGGCACATGGAGACTTGCAAGAGGCCCAGAAAAGAGACATTGtgaacaaagaaaatggaaatgacaaGGAATCAAATGTTCTGCATCAgtga